In the Campylobacter concisus ATCC 51562 genome, one interval contains:
- a CDS encoding ABC transporter substrate-binding protein, whose protein sequence is MLNYSSGNFNTISSKDIGAEYISVAGGINLSSELSDGDFKISKAINEEQVIIFNPDIIITNSQKSADAIAKNASFAKLKAVQNGQIFVVPSGVYLWSVRSAEGALYPLWLAKTFYPEQFSDLNLEQKTKEFYERFYNYKLSDSELKEILHPKGEF, encoded by the coding sequence GTGCTTAACTATAGCTCTGGAAATTTTAACACCATTAGCTCAAAGGATATCGGCGCTGAGTATATTAGTGTGGCTGGCGGTATAAATTTAAGCTCAGAGCTAAGCGATGGGGATTTTAAAATTTCAAAAGCGATAAACGAAGAACAAGTCATCATATTCAACCCAGACATCATCATTACAAATTCACAAAAAAGTGCCGATGCCATCGCTAAAAACGCATCATTTGCCAAGCTAAAAGCTGTGCAAAATGGGCAAATTTTTGTAGTGCCAAGTGGCGTTTATCTTTGGAGTGTAAGAAGTGCTGAGGGTGCGCTTTATCCGCTTTGGCTGGCTAAGACATTTTATCCAGAGCAATTTAGTGATCTAAATTTAGAGCAAAAAACAAAAGAGTTTTACGAGAGATTTTATAATTACAAGTTAAGTGATAGCGAGCTAAAAGAAATTTTGCACCCAAAGGGTGAATTTTGA
- a CDS encoding ABC transporter ATP-binding protein, with amino-acid sequence MKFEIKNLNCGYDKKVVIENFNANLQDGDIFCLLGSNGVGKTTTFKTILGFLKPLGGEILIDGKNVLKMSEKERASFISYVPQAHTPPFAFSVFDVVMMSANARLGIFERPSKEDEKIALDALKTLNLESFKDKIYTDLSGGERQMVLIARALAQRSKVMLLDEPTANLDFGNQMRVLKEIKMLAKQGYIIILTSHQPEQVFYLNAKVAMLGRDKNYIYGEASEVMNGKNLKKIYGVDIRVVKNIIDEREHYSCVMVD; translated from the coding sequence GTGAAATTTGAGATAAAAAATTTAAACTGTGGCTACGACAAAAAGGTCGTTATAGAAAATTTCAATGCAAATTTACAAGATGGCGACATCTTTTGCCTGCTTGGTAGCAACGGCGTTGGCAAAACGACAACATTTAAGACGATACTTGGCTTTTTAAAGCCACTTGGGGGCGAAATTTTAATAGACGGCAAAAATGTGCTAAAGATGAGCGAAAAAGAGCGAGCAAGCTTTATAAGCTACGTCCCGCAAGCTCACACACCGCCATTTGCTTTTAGCGTTTTTGACGTGGTGATGATGAGTGCAAATGCCAGACTTGGTATATTTGAGCGTCCTAGCAAAGAGGATGAAAAGATAGCGCTAGACGCGTTAAAGACGCTAAATTTAGAGAGCTTTAAAGATAAAATTTACACCGATCTAAGTGGCGGCGAGCGGCAAATGGTGCTCATAGCTAGGGCATTAGCGCAACGCTCAAAGGTGATGCTACTTGATGAGCCAACGGCAAATTTAGACTTTGGCAACCAAATGCGAGTTTTAAAAGAGATAAAAATGCTCGCAAAGCAAGGCTACATCATCATCTTAACCTCACATCAGCCAGAGCAGGTCTTTTATCTAAATGCAAAGGTTGCGATGCTTGGGCGTGATAAAAACTACATCTACGGCGAGGCTAGCGAGGTGATGAACGGCAAAAATTTAAAGAAAATTTACGGCGTAGATATACGAGTGGTGAAAAATATCATCGATGAGCGCGAGCATTACTCTTGCGTGATGGTGGATTGA
- a CDS encoding FecCD family ABC transporter permease: protein MSSQKIIFALFALLLLVLFFSLGIGRYEISYAQIFEFIRSAILNEQPGDEQGYTVFTLIRLPRVLFAVLVGAALASSGAVYQGLFKNPLVSPDILGVSSGAAVGASVAIILNFNYIGVQLSAFACGLFAVFAVVFISSVIAKGRLNLLVMVLTGIVISSLFGALSSLIKFLADSEDKLPEVTFWLMGSLARSGGYKNLALLFCVVMICLVPLFMLRYKLNTLSFGEEEARAMGLNVKFYNIIIIIASTLLTATCVSFCGIVGWVGLVIPHIMRFVVGANFITLFPASLLGGGLFLLIVDTTSRSLMASEIPLGVITSLVGAPVFVYLLYKSKKGFA, encoded by the coding sequence TTGAGTAGTCAAAAGATCATTTTCGCATTATTTGCGCTTCTTTTGCTGGTGCTCTTTTTTTCGCTAGGCATCGGACGCTACGAGATAAGTTACGCGCAAATTTTTGAGTTTATAAGATCGGCCATTTTAAACGAGCAACCAGGCGACGAGCAAGGCTACACGGTCTTTACGCTCATTCGCTTGCCAAGGGTGCTTTTTGCCGTCCTTGTTGGTGCAGCGCTTGCTAGCTCTGGAGCTGTCTATCAAGGCCTTTTTAAAAACCCTCTAGTCTCGCCTGACATCCTTGGCGTCTCAAGTGGCGCAGCTGTGGGGGCGAGCGTGGCTATCATCTTAAATTTTAACTACATAGGCGTGCAGCTTAGCGCCTTTGCTTGCGGTCTTTTTGCTGTTTTTGCCGTCGTTTTTATAAGCAGCGTCATCGCAAAGGGTAGGCTAAATTTACTCGTGATGGTGCTAACTGGCATCGTCATCTCATCTCTTTTTGGGGCGCTTAGCTCGCTAATAAAATTTCTAGCCGATAGCGAAGATAAGCTACCAGAAGTCACTTTTTGGCTGATGGGAAGCCTTGCAAGAAGCGGCGGATATAAAAATTTAGCTCTGCTTTTTTGCGTAGTTATGATCTGCCTTGTACCACTTTTCATGCTTCGCTACAAGCTAAATACGCTTAGCTTTGGCGAAGAAGAGGCTAGGGCGATGGGGCTAAATGTGAAATTTTATAACATCATAATCATCATCGCTTCAACGCTTCTAACCGCTACTTGTGTCTCATTTTGCGGTATCGTGGGCTGGGTGGGGCTTGTCATCCCTCACATCATGCGCTTTGTCGTAGGGGCAAATTTCATCACGCTATTTCCAGCTTCTCTGCTTGGCGGAGGGCTATTTTTGCTTATAGTCGATACCACTTCACGCAGCCTAATGGCAAGCGAGATCCCGCTTGGCGTCATCACTTCGCTAGTTGGCGCACCTGTTTTTGTCTATCTGCTCTATAAGAGCAAAAAGGGTTTTGCGTGA
- a CDS encoding class I SAM-dependent methyltransferase — protein sequence MQGLVDYQAILERVFSPTLQKVKGKDGGVNWDDCADMYNEMTGMETASTLNLLSNLPITKDDSVLDVGCGPARLSVPLAKLAKSVSALDPFAKMLEYAKKNAKEAGAKNINFIQKDWSDEQSIKDLPKHDIVLASRSVGLFDIKKLCRFAKKYVVMTSFLMDYPSLKTFWQDFLKGIKDEKEAGFSDRRFGYNFIFNIAYDMGANPNLKIIDTIFERDFASLEEAFSYFRFVGEIAPQKEEIYKKNVEKYLTKTNDGYKFKRATKSYLIWWDVREMKFE from the coding sequence ATGCAAGGGCTGGTTGATTATCAAGCGATTTTAGAGAGAGTATTTTCGCCTACTTTGCAAAAAGTAAAGGGCAAAGATGGTGGCGTAAACTGGGATGATTGCGCAGATATGTATAACGAGATGACTGGCATGGAGACAGCCTCTACGTTAAATTTGCTCTCAAATTTACCTATCACAAAAGATGACAGCGTGCTTGACGTTGGGTGTGGTCCTGCAAGGCTTAGCGTGCCACTTGCAAAGCTAGCAAAGAGCGTAAGTGCGCTAGATCCGTTTGCAAAAATGCTTGAATACGCCAAGAAAAACGCAAAAGAGGCTGGAGCGAAAAATATAAATTTCATCCAAAAAGACTGGAGCGATGAGCAAAGCATAAAAGACCTACCAAAACACGATATTGTGCTAGCATCACGCTCAGTTGGACTTTTTGATATAAAAAAGCTTTGCAGATTTGCTAAAAAATATGTCGTGATGACCTCTTTTTTAATGGATTATCCAAGTTTAAAGACGTTCTGGCAAGACTTCTTAAAAGGGATAAAAGATGAAAAAGAGGCAGGTTTTAGCGATAGGAGATTTGGCTACAACTTTATCTTTAACATCGCTTACGACATGGGAGCAAATCCAAATTTAAAGATAATCGACACCATTTTTGAGAGGGATTTTGCTAGCCTTGAAGAGGCGTTTTCTTATTTTAGATTTGTTGGCGAGATAGCGCCCCAAAAAGAAGAAATTTACAAAAAAAATGTAGAAAAGTATCTTACTAAAACAAATGACGGATATAAATTTAAAAGAGCAACAAAGAGCTATCTCATCTGGTGGGATGTGCGGGAGATGAAATTTGAGTAG
- a CDS encoding TonB-dependent receptor yields MYGTSKTFTNQNGDFDVKAGGGGGAAQRFDVQSWFAKAITEFETFGIEHNLGVQTNGYIWTLYGARNPASRPVSLGNSNLYSPRVFAQPNTKKASGAYKSSDTIMKNITIADDIKINDYFSVILSAARSNFESKNKQTGVKSYDKSGNSYAGSLIYRPVENVSLYFTYADSLQGGSAYTYTDASNPRYGETVVVKPYRSKQYEVGAKARMDELDLSAALFEIKRPLIYLGDNNEYGEQGEQVNRGLEVSAGGKITNDLSVMGGIALIQPKLKRAKQTYAEGKIVVGEPRVQSNLLFDYLVPNTNKLALSANFHYTGKRYADQRNINAAPAYFTTDLGIRYVTKEWLGKQTTLRFNVNNVFDKKYWVGMFPSNIDGTDNKTGSSLFLGQSRTFMLSAEVKF; encoded by the coding sequence ATGTATGGCACAAGCAAAACTTTTACTAATCAAAACGGTGATTTTGACGTAAAAGCTGGTGGCGGTGGCGGTGCAGCTCAAAGATTTGACGTGCAAAGCTGGTTTGCAAAGGCTATAACCGAATTTGAAACATTTGGCATAGAACACAATCTTGGCGTGCAAACAAATGGATATATATGGACTTTATATGGTGCTAGAAATCCTGCTTCAAGACCAGTTTCTTTAGGAAATTCTAACTTATATAGTCCGCGCGTCTTTGCACAGCCTAACACAAAAAAAGCAAGCGGAGCTTATAAAAGTAGCGATACTATTATGAAAAATATAACTATCGCTGACGACATCAAAATAAACGACTATTTTAGCGTCATTTTAAGTGCGGCTAGAAGCAACTTCGAAAGTAAAAACAAGCAAACGGGTGTAAAAAGCTACGACAAAAGCGGCAATAGCTATGCAGGAAGCCTCATCTACCGCCCAGTTGAGAACGTCAGCTTGTATTTCACATATGCTGATAGCTTGCAAGGCGGATCTGCTTATACCTACACCGACGCAAGCAACCCGCGATACGGTGAGACGGTTGTCGTAAAGCCGTACAGAAGTAAGCAATACGAAGTTGGCGCAAAGGCTAGGATGGACGAGCTTGACCTATCGGCTGCGCTTTTTGAGATCAAACGCCCATTAATTTATCTTGGCGACAATAATGAATACGGCGAGCAAGGCGAGCAAGTAAATAGAGGACTTGAAGTCAGCGCAGGCGGTAAGATCACAAACGATCTTAGCGTAATGGGCGGTATCGCGCTAATCCAGCCTAAGCTAAAAAGAGCAAAACAAACCTACGCAGAGGGTAAAATCGTAGTTGGCGAGCCGCGCGTGCAATCAAACCTACTCTTTGACTACCTTGTACCAAATACAAATAAGCTAGCATTAAGTGCAAATTTTCACTATACTGGCAAACGTTATGCTGATCAACGTAACATAAATGCAGCTCCTGCTTACTTTACAACCGATCTTGGCATCCGCTACGTGACCAAAGAGTGGCTAGGAAAGCAAACTACGCTAAGATTTAACGTAAATAACGTATTTGATAAAAAATACTGGGTCGGAATGTTCCCGTCAAACATTGATGGAACAGACAATAAAACAGGCTCTAGCCTATTCTTAGGACAATCAAGAACTTTTATGTTATCAGCTGAAGTTAAATTCTAA
- a CDS encoding TonB-dependent receptor plug domain-containing protein: MSYKISVATCAALLMCSGFLSQVFAVQTTKLEGIEVNSVGDNISESGISEGILNKGVASGPLAGKRVLDMPYQVNTMSIEAMNNQGVAGFEDAVKYFPSAQIQTRGGIEVGRPQTRGFEGSVVGNVLWDGFYAVSTTAIPMYMFEGLQIQNGLAGSLYGGQNPAGFFNYTRKRPIPFSNTVWADYTSRSNFGIGWDTSNRFEHVGYRGVFYKSDGAKQAKKSDYERNLASLGLDFYLTENFTIETNFSYYRHKMLGNPGGFSMPGDNGVLNFDIPSATKTTKAGLEQEWAGSDLKTTTASAKFKYAPTENWYFEVAISGKRPSVICMAQAKLLLIKTVILT; this comes from the coding sequence TTGAGTTACAAAATCTCAGTTGCAACATGTGCTGCACTTCTGATGTGCAGTGGTTTTTTAAGTCAAGTTTTTGCTGTGCAAACGACAAAGCTTGAGGGTATTGAAGTAAATTCAGTCGGTGATAACATCAGCGAGAGTGGTATCAGCGAAGGCATACTAAACAAAGGCGTTGCTAGTGGTCCTCTAGCAGGAAAAAGAGTGCTTGATATGCCTTATCAGGTAAATACAATGTCTATTGAAGCTATGAACAACCAAGGTGTAGCAGGTTTTGAAGACGCAGTAAAATACTTCCCTTCGGCGCAAATTCAAACCAGAGGTGGTATAGAAGTCGGTCGTCCGCAAACGCGTGGCTTTGAGGGATCAGTCGTTGGAAACGTACTTTGGGACGGTTTTTATGCGGTTTCTACGACAGCTATTCCGATGTATATGTTTGAAGGTCTGCAAATCCAAAACGGACTTGCTGGCTCACTTTATGGCGGACAAAATCCAGCAGGCTTTTTTAACTACACAAGAAAACGTCCGATACCTTTCTCAAATACGGTTTGGGCTGACTATACGAGCCGCTCAAATTTTGGTATAGGTTGGGATACTTCAAATAGATTTGAACATGTTGGATATCGTGGTGTGTTTTATAAAAGCGACGGTGCAAAACAAGCTAAAAAAAGCGACTACGAAAGAAATTTGGCTAGTCTTGGACTTGACTTTTATTTAACTGAAAATTTCACGATCGAGACAAATTTTAGCTACTACAGACATAAAATGTTAGGAAATCCTGGTGGCTTTTCTATGCCAGGTGATAACGGTGTCTTAAATTTTGATATTCCAAGTGCTACTAAAACTACTAAAGCTGGTTTAGAACAAGAGTGGGCTGGAAGTGATCTAAAAACAACGACTGCAAGCGCTAAATTTAAATACGCACCTACCGAGAATTGGTATTTCGAGGTAGCTATCAGTGGCAAAAGGCCATCCGTGATATGTATGGCACAAGCAAAACTTTTACTAATCAAAACGGTGATTTTGACGTAA
- a CDS encoding 2-oxoacid:acceptor oxidoreductase family protein — MKSQLRFVGVGGQGVILAGEILSAAKIKAGGYGVKASTYTSQVRGGPTKVDIILDEKEILYPYANEGEIDFMLATAQISYNAFKSGVKEGGAIVVEPNLVKVSDEDKKRWKIYEIPIISIAKDEVGNVITQSVVALGVAVAMSKCMDENLVREEMLASVPAKVKEANAKAYELGLKYAKELLK, encoded by the coding sequence ATGAAGTCACAGCTAAGATTTGTCGGCGTTGGCGGACAGGGCGTCATACTAGCAGGCGAGATCCTCTCAGCTGCCAAGATAAAAGCAGGCGGATACGGCGTCAAGGCCTCTACCTACACATCTCAGGTGCGTGGCGGTCCAACGAAGGTCGATATCATACTTGATGAGAAAGAAATTTTATATCCTTATGCAAACGAGGGCGAGATAGACTTTATGCTTGCCACTGCGCAGATAAGCTACAACGCCTTTAAAAGTGGCGTGAAAGAGGGCGGAGCGATCGTTGTCGAGCCAAATTTGGTAAAAGTAAGTGATGAAGACAAAAAGCGCTGGAAAATTTATGAAATTCCTATCATCTCTATCGCAAAAGACGAGGTTGGAAATGTCATCACTCAAAGTGTTGTAGCTCTTGGCGTGGCTGTGGCGATGAGCAAGTGCATGGATGAAAATTTAGTGCGTGAAGAGATGCTAGCAAGCGTGCCAGCCAAGGTCAAAGAAGCAAATGCTAAAGCTTATGAGCTAGGCCTAAAATATGCAAAAGAGCTTTTAAAATAA
- a CDS encoding 2-oxoglutarate ferredoxin oxidoreductase subunit beta: MAFNYDKYLRTDKMPTLWCWGCGDGVILKALIRAIDTMGWDMNDVCVVSGIGCSGRFSGYLDCNTIHTTHGRAVAYATGVKMANPDKHVIVVTGDGDGLAIGGNHTIHGCRRNIGLNHILINNFIYALTNSQTSPTTPKGMWTVTAQYGNIDPSFDACKLATAAGASFVARGSVIEPEKLTKLFVEGFSHDGYSFFDVFSNCHINLGRKNKMGEAVKNLEWIKGRTTSKVKFDMLSDEEKKGIFPLGVLHKDEEKIEYTKAYDKVRRAAMSNEAINFEELA, encoded by the coding sequence ATGGCTTTTAATTACGATAAATATTTACGAACAGATAAAATGCCTACTCTTTGGTGCTGGGGCTGTGGCGATGGCGTCATACTAAAGGCGCTCATCCGAGCTATCGACACCATGGGCTGGGATATGAACGACGTTTGCGTGGTCTCAGGTATAGGCTGCTCTGGTCGCTTTAGCGGATACCTCGACTGCAACACCATTCACACAACTCACGGCAGAGCCGTAGCCTACGCCACTGGCGTAAAGATGGCAAATCCGGATAAGCACGTAATCGTAGTAACTGGCGATGGCGACGGACTAGCGATCGGAGGCAACCACACGATACACGGATGCCGCCGAAATATCGGGCTAAATCACATCCTAATCAACAACTTCATCTACGCGCTAACAAACTCGCAAACCAGCCCAACCACGCCAAAGGGTATGTGGACGGTCACAGCGCAATACGGCAACATCGATCCTAGCTTTGACGCCTGTAAGCTCGCAACTGCCGCAGGTGCTAGCTTTGTCGCACGTGGTAGCGTCATCGAGCCAGAGAAGCTTACAAAGCTCTTTGTAGAGGGCTTTAGCCACGATGGATACAGCTTTTTTGATGTATTTTCAAACTGCCACATAAATTTAGGTCGTAAAAACAAAATGGGCGAGGCGGTGAAAAATTTAGAGTGGATAAAAGGCCGCACGACTAGCAAGGTTAAATTTGACATGTTAAGCGACGAAGAGAAAAAGGGCATTTTCCCACTTGGTGTGCTTCACAAAGATGAAGAAAAGATCGAATACACCAAGGCTTACGACAAGGTAAGAAGGGCTGCAATGAGCAATGAAGCGATAAATTTTGAGGAGCTAGCATGA
- a CDS encoding 2-oxoglutarate synthase subunit alpha translates to MRELVSTGNALVARAAVECGCNFFGGYPITPSSEIAHELSVLLPKHGGTFIQMEDEIAGISVSLGASASGAKAMTASSGPGISLKAEQIGLGFIAEIPLVIVNVMRGGPSTGLPTRVAQGDILQAKNPTHGDINMIVLAPSSLEECYTQTVRAFNLAARFMTPVMLLLDETIGHMQARVRLPEISELEIYKRREFGGKPKEYKPYEAAPDEPATLNPFFKGYHYHITGLHHGATGFPTEDGKIVEYSMNRLFDKINLHTDECEKFEEFMLNDAEICIIAFGSVALSAKQAILNLRERGLKVGLFKPLTLFPAPAKKLKEISNKFNKILVCELNLGQYSGEISKIILRDDFAKLLKANGRPISPSEIEAKIGEIYGF, encoded by the coding sequence ATGAGAGAGCTAGTATCAACTGGAAATGCCCTAGTAGCAAGGGCTGCGGTCGAGTGCGGCTGTAACTTCTTTGGCGGATATCCGATCACTCCAAGTAGCGAGATCGCCCATGAGCTAAGCGTGCTTTTGCCAAAACATGGCGGTACATTTATACAAATGGAAGATGAGATAGCTGGAATTTCAGTTTCTCTTGGTGCAAGTGCGAGCGGAGCTAAGGCGATGACTGCTAGCTCAGGGCCTGGAATTTCACTAAAGGCTGAGCAAATAGGCCTTGGCTTTATCGCTGAGATACCACTTGTCATCGTAAATGTCATGCGCGGCGGCCCTTCAACTGGCTTGCCAACCCGCGTCGCACAAGGCGATATCTTGCAGGCTAAAAACCCAACTCATGGCGATATAAATATGATAGTGCTAGCCCCTAGCAGCCTCGAGGAGTGCTATACGCAGACAGTTCGAGCATTTAACCTCGCAGCTAGGTTTATGACGCCAGTTATGCTGCTACTTGATGAGACGATAGGACACATGCAAGCAAGGGTGCGTTTGCCAGAAATCAGCGAGCTAGAAATTTATAAAAGAAGAGAATTTGGTGGCAAGCCAAAAGAGTATAAACCCTACGAGGCAGCACCCGATGAGCCAGCTACGTTAAATCCTTTCTTTAAAGGCTACCACTACCATATCACTGGGCTTCATCACGGCGCTACTGGCTTTCCAACAGAAGATGGCAAGATCGTTGAATACTCAATGAACAGGCTATTTGATAAGATAAATTTACACACTGATGAGTGCGAGAAATTTGAAGAGTTTATGCTTAACGACGCTGAAATTTGCATCATCGCCTTTGGTAGCGTGGCGCTTTCAGCCAAGCAAGCGATCTTAAATTTACGTGAAAGAGGGCTAAAAGTAGGGCTGTTTAAGCCACTCACACTTTTTCCAGCTCCAGCTAAAAAGCTAAAAGAGATATCAAATAAATTTAATAAAATTTTAGTCTGCGAGCTAAATTTAGGTCAGTATAGTGGCGAAATTTCAAAAATCATATTAAGAGATGACTTTGCAAAACTGCTAAAAGCAAACGGCAGACCGATAAGCCCAAGCGAGATCGAGGCGAAGATAGGAGAAATTTATGGCTTTTAA
- a CDS encoding 4Fe-4S dicluster domain-containing protein, producing MIIKENVPVWVDESRCKACDVCVSYCPAGVLAMRLEPKAVLGKMIEVVYADSCIGCRDCELHCPDFAIYVAEKGFKFAKLTPESKERAAAVKANKFAKLGESA from the coding sequence ATGATAATAAAAGAAAATGTACCTGTTTGGGTCGATGAGAGCAGGTGTAAAGCCTGTGATGTCTGCGTGAGCTACTGCCCAGCAGGCGTGCTAGCGATGAGACTTGAGCCAAAGGCGGTACTTGGTAAGATGATAGAGGTCGTCTATGCTGACTCATGCATAGGCTGTCGCGACTGCGAGCTTCACTGCCCTGATTTTGCCATTTATGTGGCTGAAAAAGGCTTTAAATTTGCAAAGCTAACGCCTGAGAGCAAAGAGCGGGCCGCTGCCGTAAAGGCAAATAAATTTGCAAAGCTTGGAGAGAGCGCATGA
- a CDS encoding lactate/malate family dehydrogenase — MKISIVGAGNVGASIAYALCMREVCDEIALVDIFGDVARAKAIDLAQSSCVFNAKTIVCGGDDFMLIEGSDIVVITAGSPRKEGQTREDLLLKNAVVVKQTAQNIAKFAPNAVIIVVTNPLDVMVWTAHKFSGFSKNKVIGMAGELDGARCRYELALLKDKDAKKLKTKIIGAHNDEMIVSASNISENLNENELTTLKKETSTGGAKIVKLLGTSAYYAPAAAVVKMCEAIMGKSDEILSASVLLDDELSCGRLVRLGHDGLKEILELNINESEQEQLSKSEADIRKNIKFLKENLD, encoded by the coding sequence ATGAAAATAAGTATAGTTGGAGCTGGAAACGTCGGTGCGAGCATAGCATATGCGCTTTGTATGAGAGAAGTTTGCGATGAGATCGCGCTTGTGGATATATTTGGTGATGTGGCACGCGCAAAAGCGATCGATCTAGCGCAGTCAAGCTGCGTGTTTAACGCAAAAACTATCGTTTGTGGTGGCGATGACTTTATGCTAATAGAGGGCAGTGATATCGTAGTGATAACTGCTGGAAGCCCAAGGAAAGAGGGTCAAACAAGAGAGGACTTGCTTCTTAAAAATGCCGTAGTCGTAAAACAAACAGCTCAAAATATCGCAAAATTTGCACCAAATGCGGTGATAATCGTCGTGACAAATCCGCTTGATGTGATGGTTTGGACGGCTCACAAATTTAGCGGTTTTAGCAAAAATAAAGTGATCGGCATGGCTGGTGAGCTGGATGGTGCAAGATGCAGATATGAGCTAGCACTTCTAAAAGATAAAGATGCAAAAAAGCTAAAGACAAAGATAATTGGTGCTCACAACGACGAGATGATCGTATCTGCTAGCAATATCAGCGAAAATTTAAACGAAAATGAGCTAACAACTCTTAAAAAAGAGACAAGTACAGGTGGCGCAAAGATCGTTAAACTCCTTGGCACTTCAGCTTACTATGCACCAGCAGCTGCAGTTGTGAAAATGTGTGAAGCGATCATGGGCAAGAGTGATGAAATTTTAAGCGCTAGCGTGCTTCTTGATGATGAGCTAAGTTGCGGCAGGCTAGTAAGACTTGGACATGATGGCTTAAAAGAAATTTTAGAGCTAAATATAAATGAAAGTGAGCAAGAGCAGCTAAGTAAAAGCGAAGCTGATATTAGAAAAAACATTAAATTTTTAAAAGAAAATTTGGATTAG